Proteins encoded in a region of the Mucilaginibacter sabulilitoris genome:
- a CDS encoding TlpA disulfide reductase family protein, which translates to MFKKILYLIFTLPQFVLAQGNQSEIQGKAPTIQNGAKVYLVRYEQQKKIVDSASIKQGAFNIKVKGDFPVLAYIFLNKKGDGLENSGDMKNIYLEEGVIKVSILKDSIKYSSISGNRANEDYEIFIRKHEPISNKYDSLSRAKDQLSSNSPIERRRNLDSLLTIYRQQSLNVTMTFIKDHPTSPVSLIELANLTYTKIDIKEIANLFKNLSLNLKQTLRGRNLKIKIDRLLELANGTLAPNFSLPDIAGKSISLSSLKGNYVLLDFWASWCYPCRLENPNLVNQVAKYKGKNFIILGVSLDGPGNKEKWRKAIEDDHITWLQVSDLKGFKSPVAQAFNISGIPQNFLIDPDGKIIDRNLTGDALQKKLQELFNK; encoded by the coding sequence ATGTTCAAAAAAATTTTATACCTAATCTTTACTTTACCACAGTTTGTATTAGCGCAAGGAAATCAGTCAGAAATACAAGGTAAAGCCCCGACAATTCAGAATGGCGCAAAAGTTTACTTGGTGCGTTATGAACAACAAAAGAAAATAGTTGATTCCGCATCGATCAAACAAGGAGCTTTTAACATTAAAGTTAAAGGTGATTTTCCAGTGCTCGCTTATATTTTTCTCAATAAGAAAGGAGACGGCCTGGAAAATTCCGGAGACATGAAAAATATTTACCTTGAAGAAGGAGTTATAAAAGTATCTATATTAAAAGACTCAATAAAATATTCGTCTATAAGCGGGAATCGAGCTAATGAAGACTATGAGATATTTATTCGTAAACATGAACCGATTAGTAATAAATATGATTCATTATCGCGGGCAAAGGACCAGCTAAGTTCAAATAGTCCTATCGAGAGACGAAGAAACCTGGATAGCTTGTTAACGATATATCGGCAGCAATCCTTAAATGTGACGATGACATTCATCAAAGATCATCCGACATCGCCGGTCAGCTTGATAGAACTGGCTAATTTGACTTATACCAAAATTGATATCAAAGAGATTGCAAATCTTTTCAAGAATCTTTCGCTGAATTTAAAACAAACTCTGCGTGGAAGAAACCTTAAAATTAAAATCGATAGGCTATTGGAACTCGCCAATGGTACATTGGCACCCAACTTTTCACTTCCCGATATTGCTGGTAAAAGTATAAGTCTTTCATCGTTAAAGGGGAATTATGTGTTACTCGATTTTTGGGCCTCATGGTGTTATCCTTGTCGTCTGGAAAATCCCAACCTGGTAAACCAAGTTGCTAAGTATAAAGGGAAAAACTTTATTATCCTGGGAGTTTCTTTGGACGGCCCCGGCAATAAAGAAAAATGGCGAAAAGCTATTGAGGATGACCATATTACATGGCTTCAAGTTTCTGACCTGAAAGGTTTTAAAAGCCCGGTGGCTCAAGCCTTTAATATCTCTGGCATTCCTCAGAATTTTTTAATAGATCCGGACGGAAAAATTATAGACCGAAACTTAACCGGAGACGCATTACAAAAAAAGTTGCAGGAACTTTTTAATAAATAA
- a CDS encoding DUF417 family protein, which produces MKPSLKSTTKQVRNNKFTLINKTSLEKVAIWIGQHDIPFFIGSAGMIVMLIWGGLFKMTASGAESITPLVSNSPLISWHFKVFGPYVGSDIIGATEIGAALLILIGYIKPKFGMVGGLIATLMFFITSTMFLSTPGVIAHINGMSYMSLNGLFLFKDIISLSLSLYLVNHFGTH; this is translated from the coding sequence ATGAAACCGTCATTAAAATCAACAACAAAACAGGTTAGGAACAATAAGTTCACTTTAATAAATAAAACCAGCTTAGAAAAAGTTGCCATTTGGATCGGTCAGCATGATATACCTTTCTTTATTGGTAGTGCAGGTATGATTGTAATGCTTATTTGGGGAGGGTTGTTTAAAATGACCGCTTCTGGAGCAGAGAGCATTACACCCCTAGTATCAAACAGTCCTCTGATCAGTTGGCATTTCAAAGTTTTTGGCCCGTATGTTGGTTCAGATATCATTGGGGCGACTGAAATCGGGGCGGCACTTTTAATCTTAATTGGTTATATCAAGCCCAAATTTGGCATGGTGGGAGGATTAATCGCGACCCTGATGTTTTTTATCACCAGTACTATGTTTTTGTCTACTCCTGGAGTAATTGCTCACATTAATGGGATGAGTTATATGAGTCTGAATGGCTTGTTCCTATTTAAGGATATAATTTCTCTAAGCTTGTCCCTATATCTTGTTAACCATTTTGGAACTCATTGA